One Eubacterium sp. AB3007 genomic window, TATGTGGATATGATCAGATACATGTTGATCGCTGTTGTTGTCACGATTATCTTATTTGTATTAACACTGATCCTTTTGAGACGAAAACGTAAGAACGTGTGAGAGACATGATCTGTCTGTGCTGAAAAGGAGGAAAAAGATGGGGACTCCCCATGTTTTCCGTGGGTGTCGCCCACCAAATCCATTTTTTTCCGCAATAAGGAGAATGTGCGCAGGAACCACGCCCGTCTAGTAGTATTCCAAAAGCCTGCGTTAATCATTCTCTTTAACTTCGTTTTTATCTCCATCGTGTATGATATTGATTAAGGAAAGGCATGGTTGATCGGATGAAGAAGAGGAATCGTATATTTGTGCAGATAACGCTTCTGCTCGTGGGCGTAGCCTTTGTCACCATTGGTGCCCTTCGGGGAGAAGCAGAGACGGTGCTGAACAAGGCGGTGAATATATGTTTGGAGTGTGTTGGTATTGGATAAGAGGAAAAATAGACAGGCACATCGCATCGTGAAGCACCGGTCTCTCATACAGGCGGCCGCCACCATCCTCTGCAATATCCATCTTCCGAACCTTCTGAAAGGTCAGATTTATCAGGGGCAGACGAAGGCATTGTGCGTGCCTGGACTCAACTGTTACTCCTGCCCGGCGGCCACCGGAGCCTGTCCGATCGGCGCCTTGCAGTCCGTTGCCGGATCTTCGAGATTCAGCATTTCCTATTACGTCATGGGAACACTGTTGCTCATAGGCGCGCTAATGGGGAGGTTTGTCTGCGGGTTTCTCTGTCCCTTTGGCTGGTTTCAGGAACTGCTGCATAGGATCCCTGGGCGAAAACTGCGGACAGAAAGGATCAAGGGACTTAGATTCGTCAAGTATATCGTCCTGGTCGTCTTGGTGCTTGTGGTTCCGGCGATCATCAGGAACGAATTCGGCGTGGGATCTCCTTTTTTCTGTAAATACCTCTGTCCCCAGGGGATCCTGGAGGGGGCACTGCCACTGGCGGCTGCAAACAGTGGGATTCGCAGTACATTGGGTCTGCTTTTCTCCTGGAAGCTTGCGCTTCTGGTGGCTATCTGCCTGCTGAGCGTGTTTGTGTTCCGGCCTTTCTGCAAGTGGCTTTGTCCACTGGGGGCGTGCTATGCTTTGTGCAACAAAGCCTCGCTTTTGAGAATAAGGGTGGACAGCAGTGCCTGTGTCTCCTGCGGACGGTGCAGTGAGGTGTGCCAGATGGATGTAGATGTCACGAGAACACCGGATCATGGAGAGTGCATACGATGCGGCAAGTGCATCAGGGAGTGTCCAACAGACGCGATCAGTTATTGTTTTGGCGTTAGAGAACGAGAAAAGGAGATGGGATGAAAATGAGAACAATGAAGAAAATAGCCGTGGTCGCCATGGCGATCGCAGTGATGGCAGTTGCGCTGGCGGCGTGCGAAAGTGGAGAGAATTCCAATGATCAAGAGACTGGAACGGACAGCGAGCCATCCCGGGAGAGGTTTCCTTCTTTTGAAGGAAAGACCCTTGAGGGCAGTGACATTAACAGTGGTGTGTTTGCCCAAAACTCCGTCACCGTTGTGAACTTCTGGTTCAGCGATTGTCCGCCTTGCCTCGCCGAACTGGGGGAACTGAATGAGGTGAATGAGGAACTGAAAAAATACGGTGGTGAGGTGATCGGGGTCAATACTTATACCTTTGGTGGCGATGAAAAGGCGATCAAGGAAGCCGCAGGGATCCTGAATCAGAAGAAAGCGTCCTACAGGAATCTGTGGGTCAGCAAGGATAGCGACCTCGCAAAGCTGACAAAGGAGATCGTCGGCTATCCAACCACCTATGTGGTGGACAGAAACGGCACTATCGTCGGAGAGCCCATCCTTGGGGCATCGATAACGAGGCATTGAAGGAGGAACTGCAGAAGCAGATCGACAGCGCGACAGCGGTAGAGAGTCAGTAGAGATGATCATTCCGATAAGAAATCTAAAGAGGAGTCTGCTTCAGCAGGCTCCTCTTTAGATTTATATGGGTGTATCGCAATTAGTCCCAGGGATGGAGGACGACCTTAATGGCCTCTCCGGATCTGGTCAGCTCGATTCCGTGGGTGATCTCGTCCAGCGGCAGGATGTGGGTGATGAACTTCTCCGTCGGGAAGATCGGAGAGATCGCCAGGTTGAAGGCTGCCTTGGACTGAGCGTAGGATGCGCCAAACTGTCCCTTGATCCAGATGTTATTGTAGTGGACCAGGTTGGTGTCAAGCTCTGTGAGAGAGCCCTTGGGAACGCCGCCGTGGAATACGACGATGCCGCCCTTTCTGACCATATGGATGGCATCTGCCTGAGATGCGTTAGCAGGTGTCGCGGAGATGACCTTGTCCGCACCCTTGCCGTTTGTCAGCTTCATCACTTCTTCGATCGCGTCCACCTTGCTGTTATTGATGATGTGGTCAACGCCAAACTGCTTGGACATCTCAAGACGTGTGTCGTTCAGATCGATCATGATGACCTTCTGAGCGCCGCGGAGCTTGGCCAGCTGTGCCATGAAATCACCGATGGGGCCAGCGCCAATGATGACTACGGTGTCCGGGAATTTCACATCTACGTTGTCCAGGTTGGCGTAGACAGAGGTCAGAGGCTCTGCCAGGCTGGCTGCCTCGTAGGAAACGCCTTCCGGAATCTCGTAAATGTTGCCGTAGTGGATCTTCTCGCCACCGACAGCGATGTACTGAGCGAATCCACCGGTTCCGGCCAGTTTGGCTACATGCTCGTTCTCGCAGTTCTCGCTGTGGCCGCTGACGCAGGAATCGCACTCCATGCAGTAAGTGCCTGGGTGCAGGAACAGTCTCTGTCCTACCTGGTACTTGGTGCACTCCGGACCAACCTCATCTACAACGCCGACGATCTCATGTCCGTAAATAAAGGGATAATCGCCCTTTCTGGAGTCGGTGGTCAGGTTCCGGATGTCCGAGCCACAAAGCCCGACAGCCATGATCTTCAGGATCAGTCCGTCCTGAGGGCATGCCGGCTTGGCGGTCTCCTCTACACGAATATCGTTAGGTCCATACATCATTGCAGCTTTCATGGTGCTCATGGTTATTACCTCCTAATAGTATATACAAAATGGTTGTATCGGTTACGTGATCGTGTTTTCAGTATAGATCGACGCCCGGCTTTGTGCAAACAGAGTATTGCCGCTTGTTTGCGGCAAGTTCTCGTAGGAAATGCGGGAGGAGGTCGATGATTTCCGCTTGAAAGCGGAAAATCATGCGTTGAGCCGATGAGGGGCCTGTGCTATAGTAGAGACAGTGAAAACAACGTAAGGAGTTCCGGCGTACTCTCCAGACAGTCGGAACTCTTTTGCCAATGGTGCAGTAGATAAGTGAGGTAGAGAGAATGAAAAAGATCGAGAATTACCTGCTGGGAATGGATTGTGGCACAACGAACATCAAGGCGGTGATCCTGGGCGAGGATGGCGTGGTAGTCTGTGAGGCCAGCCGTCCCAACAAGTTCATCAATCCGGGGCCCGGCATGCAGGAGCAGGACGCACATATGTGGTGGAAGAACGCTTCCTCTATTATACGCGAGATCACGGAGAAGGCCGGGGAGGCAATCGTGAAGAGAATCCGGGGAATCTCTGTCAGCTCTCATACCGTCTCTCTGCTCCCATTGGATGAGCAGGGTGAGCCGCTGCGTAACGCCATGACCTATCAGGATGGACGTTCTTCCGTTGAGTTGGAGGAACTGGTGGATACCATCGGGCGGGATCGATTCGTAGAGATCATCGGAGGTCAGCCCTCCATCGCGTTCCTGCCTGCCAAGCTTTACTGGTACAAGAAGCACGAGCCAGAGCTCTTCGCCAGGACGG contains:
- a CDS encoding CD1871A family CXXC motif-containing protein — encoded protein: MKKRNRIFVQITLLLVGVAFVTIGALRGEAETVLNKAVNICLECVGIG
- a CDS encoding 4Fe-4S binding protein, whose amino-acid sequence is MDKRKNRQAHRIVKHRSLIQAAATILCNIHLPNLLKGQIYQGQTKALCVPGLNCYSCPAATGACPIGALQSVAGSSRFSISYYVMGTLLLIGALMGRFVCGFLCPFGWFQELLHRIPGRKLRTERIKGLRFVKYIVLVVLVLVVPAIIRNEFGVGSPFFCKYLCPQGILEGALPLAAANSGIRSTLGLLFSWKLALLVAICLLSVFVFRPFCKWLCPLGACYALCNKASLLRIRVDSSACVSCGRCSEVCQMDVDVTRTPDHGECIRCGKCIRECPTDAISYCFGVREREKEMG
- a CDS encoding zinc-binding dehydrogenase; this encodes MSTMKAAMMYGPNDIRVEETAKPACPQDGLILKIMAVGLCGSDIRNLTTDSRKGDYPFIYGHEIVGVVDEVGPECTKYQVGQRLFLHPGTYCMECDSCVSGHSENCENEHVAKLAGTGGFAQYIAVGGEKIHYGNIYEIPEGVSYEAASLAEPLTSVYANLDNVDVKFPDTVVIIGAGPIGDFMAQLAKLRGAQKVIMIDLNDTRLEMSKQFGVDHIINNSKVDAIEEVMKLTNGKGADKVISATPANASQADAIHMVRKGGIVVFHGGVPKGSLTELDTNLVHYNNIWIKGQFGASYAQSKAAFNLAISPIFPTEKFITHILPLDEITHGIELTRSGEAIKVVLHPWD
- a CDS encoding TlpA disulfide reductase family protein — its product is MKMRTMKKIAVVAMAIAVMAVALAACESGENSNDQETGTDSEPSRERFPSFEGKTLEGSDINSGVFAQNSVTVVNFWFSDCPPCLAELGELNEVNEELKKYGGEVIGVNTYTFGGDEKAIKEAAGILNQKKASYRNLWVSKDSDLAKLTKEIVGYPTTYVVDRNGTIVGEPILGASITRH